aagcatatagttttatacagacttgtggtgaagcctgtatttacaagaaagtgagtgggagcactacagcctttctgataagtataagtgaatgacatattgttgatcggaaatgatgtagaattttctggaaagcataaaggagtgtttgaaaggagtttttcaaagaaagacctcggtgaagctgcttacatattgggcatcaagatctatagagatagatcaagacgcttgataagatttttcaatgagtacataccttgacaagatttttgaattagttcaaaaatggaacagtcaaagaaggagttcttgcctgtattgcaaggtgtaaagttgagtaagactcaaaacacgaccacggcagaaaatagaaagagaatgaaaggcattccctatgcctcagccataggttctgtaaagtatgctatgttgtgtaccaaacctattgtgtaccttgccatgagtttgacAAGGGGGTACggtattgatccaggagtggatcacttgacagcggtctaaattatccttagaagactaaggagatatttctcggttatggaggtgataaagagtttgtcgtaaagagttacgccgatgcaagcttttacatcgatccagatgactctgagtctcaatctggatacatattgaaagtgggagcaataagctagagtagctccatgcagagcattgcagacatagaaaatttgcaaaatacatatggctctgaatgtgacagacccattgactaagcttctctcacaagcaaaaccatgatcacaccttagtactctttgggtgttaatcacatagcgatgtgaactagattattgactctattaaaaccctttgggtattattcacatggcgatatgaactatcacatggtgatgtgaactattggtgttaaatcacatggcgatatgaactagattattgactctagtgcaagtgggagactgaaggaaatgtgccctagaggcaataataaagttgttatttaaatttccttatatcatgataaatgtttattattcatgctagaattgtattaaccggaaacttagtacatgtgtgaatacatagacaaacagagtgtccctagtatgcctctacttgactagcttgtttattaaagatggttatgtttcctagccatagacatgtgttgtcacttgatgaacgggatcacatcattagagaatgatgtgatggacaagacccatccgttaacttagcactatgatcgtttagtttattgctattgttttcttcatgacttatacatgttcctctgactatgagattatgcaactcccgaataccggaggaacactcagtgtgctatcaaacgtcacaacataactgggtgattatgaagatgctctacaggtgtctccaatggtgtttgttgagttggcatagatcgagattaggatttgtcactccgattgccagagaggtatctttgggccctctcggtaatgcacatcacaataagccttgcaagcaatgtgactaatgggttagttgcggaatgatgcattacggaacgagtaaagagacttgctaataacgagattgaactaggtatcatgataccgacgatcgaatctcgggcaagtaacataccgatgacaacgggaacaacgtatgttgttatgcggtttgaccgataaagatcttcgtataatatgtaggaaccaatatgagcatccaggttccgctattggttattgaccggagaggtgtctcggtcatgtctacatagttctcgaacccgtagggtccgcacgcttaacgtttgatgacgattagTATTATGaggttatgtgatttgatgtaccgaaggttgttcggagtcccagatgagatcacggacatgacgaggagtctcgaaacggtcgagacataaagactgatatattgggccatgttgttcggacaccggaagtgttccggatagtttcggataaaaccggagtgccggagggttaccggaacccccttgggaagttatgggccttagtgggctttaggggagagagagggccgcAACCAAGGGGTGGCGtgcccccccaaggggagtccgaataggactaggggaggggggcgcggcccctttccctctccctctccctctccctctccttccttcttctcctagttggactaggaaagggggaacctattcctacttggagtaggattcccccccttgggcgcacccCTTGTGGccagccggcctcctcctcccctcctttatatacgggggagggggcaccccatagacacacaagttaatctttagccatgtgcggtgcccccctccacagttttccacctcggtcatatcgtcgtagtgcttaggcgaagccctgcgccggtaacttcatcatcaccgtcaccacgccgtcgtgctgacggaactctccctcggcctcaactggatccagagtacgagggacgtcatcgagctgaacgtgtgctgaacacggaggtgccgtacgttcagtgctaggatcggttggatcgtgaagacgtacgactacatcaactgcgttgataaacgcttccgctttcagtccacgagggtacgtggacacactctccccgctcgttgctatgcttctcctagatagatcttgcgtgatcgtaggaaatttttgaaatactatgttccccaacactcGGTGCATCAGTTCTCGCTTGAGAGTGAGAATCTCTTTACTTACATGATGTCAATGCACCGCAAGAGGGTACAATTCCGACTACACTGCCATGAGGTGCTCCAAACATCGATCAGAGGTAAGTCTAACTACACTCCGGGTCGACATTCCTTGGGATTTGGGTGGATATGTGGAGCATCGAAACCTAGCTATATGGCTCTAAAGAAAGTCACCGTCGGGAAGCAACCTGGTAGTAAGCAGGTGCCTTTCTTATTTATGTATCTTTTGTGTCTAGATTGCATCCATATTTTTACGTTGGCACTTTGCATGAATTGCTATTAAAGATGATTTGGTTTAAGTCTTCATTAGGTGAAATTATTAGTTTACTCAAAAGTTTAGGTGTGGTACTGTTGCTCAATTATATCTTCTCGATATTTGCCTAATACTTTTGTTGGAACTAACCTCCCAGGAATAATAAGAGAAATGCCTGGAAAAGTATGTCAAAAAGGCTCCCAGAGGCTTTGACGACGCTTGGTACGAGCGACCTTGCTTGTACCGGCGGTCGTACCGAGGAGAAGAGGAGAAGTCAACGAGTCTAGAGCATGCGTGTGAGGCCTGCCACCAGTGAGGTGACCGACCGATGCTTGATATCGGTCGACCACCACAGATTATTGGCCTTTCTTTTAGGGTATTGCCATTTCTTTTTTGAGAATACAATGTCTAAAAAAGGGACCTGGCTTCCGTGTGGGGTAGTTATAAATAAGAAAGGGCTTGCGCTTGGACCGACTTGCTAGCCTAACGTCGTATGACCCTCCGGTCCTACATAGCCGCCGATAGTTAAGCACTCCCAAAATAACTGAGATGGTGGCACAACACCAACCCACACCACCCACAACACATACAAGAAGAGGAgaaacaagaaaaaggaaaaccCAAAGCATTAGTCGACGGTGTTGCAGTTGACACGAGCCGAAGCTGTGGCGGGGTGGTGCGAATGTTGAAACCTGGCATCAGCAACACTGGAACTAGCAGCATGTCGAGTTGCGATCGAAGATTGGTTGTGCGACGAACGTCGGTGATGCTGATAGTGTTGTTACAATGCTTTGACGGGGACCATGGCGATTGTAGCTCACGACAGAGTTGGGAACTGCCAGCGGCGTGACCTCGACTTCATGGGAAGAGCAACAACGACGGTTTCACGACAAGGAGCAGTGGCGACCACACGCGAAGGGAGTGAGAGAAGTGGAGGTGACTTTTTTTGTTTGTTTCCATCTACTTGCTTGATAGATGGTGACTAAGCAATCAATCCAATTAGACGGCTCTGCGTGCTAGATCCTGCCACTAGCGAGGTGACCGATCCATGCATGATATCGGTCGACCGACGCAGATTATTGGCTTTTTTAGGGTTTTTCCTTCTTTTTTAGAATAATAACATGGTGTCTTTTTTTTGAGAATTAAATAACATGGTGTCTAAAAGGGGCTTTCCGGGTGGGGCAGTTATCAAAGAAGAAAGGGCTTGCGCGTGGGCCGGCTCGCCAGCCTAATCTCGTGTGACCCTCACGGGCCCAGCGCGGCCGCCGATAGTTAAGCACTCCCAAAACAACCGAGCCGATGGCACGGCACCCACCCAATCACCGCCCCCACCACAACACAACAGGGAGGGAGAGGAGAAACGAGACGACCGGCGGGCCGGAGGCGGAGCCCTCAACCGGCCCGAGAGAGCCATGTCGGCGGCGTCCTCCCCTCCTCCGGCCGACGCGGCGGCCGCGGGGGCGGAGACGGAGGCCGCGCCCGTCGTCTTCTACTGCTACGAGTGCCAGGCCACCGTCTCCCTCCCTGCGCCGGCCGCCACGCCCTCGCGGCTACTGCTCTGCCCCCGTTGCCGCAGCGACTTCCTCGAGGAGAACCCTAACCCGTCGACCTCGTCCCCTCCACCgccaccgcccccgccgccggGGTTCCTCTCCGACTCCTCGGAGGAGCCCGACGACATCGACCTCGGGATCGATCACACCGCTGCCCAGGCCTACCTCACCCGCCTCGTTCGCCGCCTCTACGATGATCCCACCTCCGTGGCCACCGCCGCGGCCGCGGCGGTTTCCGTGCTCCAGCAGCAGGGGCACATCGGTGGGCAGGGCCAGCCCCCGGCGCCCGCGGCCTCCATCGCCGCCGTGCCGACGGTCGAGGTGTCCGAGCCCGCCTCGGTCTGCGCCATCTGCAAGGACGACCTCCCTCTCGCCGTCGCCGCGCGGAGGCTCCCCTGCGGTCACCTCTATCACTCCGTTTGCATCGTGCAGTGGCTGGAGATGCACAATTCCTGCCCTGTCTGCCGCTCTTGCCTCCCGCCCACCAACCTCGAGGGGGTGGAGCCCCAGCAACTGGATCCGCCACCAACACAGATCACTATCCGGTTTACGACCAACCGCCGCCGCATCCGCACCAATAGTGATGCAGTGGCTCCGGCCGCGACGTCGCCTACTCAGCTCGCAGAGGCGATGACAGGGGAAGGAGGTGCTGGACCTGCGAATAGCGCAGAAACTGTATCGTCTGAATGGCCACCGCCCCCAGAATCTGATGCCGTCGTGTCAGAGACCCGTGAGATTGAGGGCTTCTTTGATTGAGCCAGAAGATAGAGTTTGCAGGTAAGAACATCTTATGACCAGTGTCCATGGAGCATGAATTGAACTGCTGCTTAGTGGACTAATCAGTTGCAGTGAAGCCAGTACTTTGGTTCTGTGATATGGACTAGTTGAGTTACATTTGCTTGTGTGTTCTATCTTCTATGCTAGTTGATCGATGGTAAGCTGGAATAGCTTATAATCATATGAACATTCATATGTAGTTGAACTTGGAGTTATTATACTTACTTTGGACCGCATGTTAGCTGATATGGTTGGTGATATATGTGTTTTCTGTTGTTAATTTTGTAAGTCTTGTACCTTGTACACTCTTTTTGGGTACAACTGTAATTATTTGTTGAGAGTTGCTATTTTTTAAAGATGTTCTATATATCTGAACGTGATGAACAGGTTATTTGCTCGTAGTTTATTTGTTACCACTGTGGCTTATTGCCATATGGGCTAGAGTTTGTATCCATGCTCTAGCATTGCAAGAAAAAAAATCTACAGGATTTATATTTCTTTGCATGAACTTCGATTCAAGTAAAGTGAACTTACTGGGGAAAGTATTTGCCACTGTTCAATTAATTTCCTATACGAATTGACTTCTTGTAGGCAAATATATTCTGTAGGGATATATTGGTATTGGTTGTACCGCAGAATATTGAACACCGTGAAATTGGTAGGTTTGAAATAAAATGTGATGCATGTTAACTAGCAGCTGGCCTTTTATAAATTGCTTGCAGCAATTATCACTTAGATTATTAAGGTCTTTGTCAACGAGTTCGAATTATATTTACCAGGACTCCCTTTGTCAATCATCTTTAAAAATATAGGAGCTAATTTGCTATTTTAGCTGAAATTTGTATTGGTTATACTGCAAAATTGGTATTGGTTGTACTGCAAGCAATATATTGTGCAGGGGTCTATTGTTATTGGTTATACTGCAAAATTTCGAATACCGTGAAATTAGTAGGTTTGAAATAAAATGTGATGCATGTTAACTAGCTGCTGGCCTTTTATGAATTGCTTGCAGGAATTATCACTTAGATTATTAAGGTCTCTGTCAACGAGTTCGAAGTATATTTACCAGGACTCCCTTTGTCAATCATCTTTAAAACTATAGGCGCTAATTTGCTATTTTAGCTGATTCATATAACCTGAATCATCTGATTCCTATTTGTTGTGTTAATCTTAAGCGAACATCTATTTGTGATACTGCTGTTTTTTAGTTAGCTGGTTCACATGTCCATCCTTTTTTTGAGCTTTGGTCACCTGGAAAGCAAAATTGGAGCAATAAGCAATCAGATAGATCACAACAAAAATTAAACAGATAGGATATGACAAGTCCAATCAGTAACATGCATGCTATTTTATAAGAGGGGTTCAAAACTAACACTCTGGCTAGAAATATTATGCTGCCTTATCTATGGAGTATTTGTGATCTCTTATTTACTCGCCATTTGATGTTAATACAGTAAGGTGTTCGCACAATGATATCATTACAGTTTGGTAATTTATAATCCAGCCTTGACCTTAAACACTCAAGAACTCAGTGCTATCTTGAACTCTTTAAAACAAAGATGAGGTTGGCATTAGTACTACAATTACAGTTTGGTAATTCAATCCAGCCCTTGACCTTGAACACTCGAGAACTCAGTGCTGAACTCAGTGCTATCTTGATTCTTAAACAAAGTCGAGCTTGGTATTAGTACTACCCAAGACATTGCACTGGTTCGCTTCCATTTACACCGAGTAGAACTAGGCTATTTTTTATTACTCCGGAGGAGTATGTGGCACCATGAGCAGCAGTATAGAATTTGACAAAacagtactccctctgtatcaaaatgtaagacgttttttgacattGTCATAGTGTCAAAAAAAAGTCGGAGTAGGTATTAGCACCTAGTGCAGCAGAAAGGCTTTTAGAACCGATAACTAATCTCAAAAGAAAAGGAAATGATTCATGCAAATACACATCAGAAAAAATATAAAAGATGAACTGTTCAGTTCTTGGTTCCAGTCCTAATTTGGAAGCAAGAATCATATACCAAAGATGTAGTTTAACAAAGTTAAACAAATGAATAAACCAAGCGCTCATTCTCTGGATATAAATTCCCTATCACCAACAATATTGCAATTGCCAACGAACTTTAGAACCGAAAGAGAAGGGATGTCTAATCAAACAAGCTGGAGGTTAATCATCGTGATAATCCAGTCAGGATGACACGCATCTTGGGCACGAGCATGCCACATCTCTCATTGTCTTATGGCGTGTTTGGTTATCTGCATCATTTTTGGCCTCCTTACATATGTAGCATGGTTTAGCCTGGCTGAGCTAATGCAAGCTTAAAACCATGTTATGCAACTAGTTTGGTTGCCCACAAAACCACAACTTGCATTAGTGGCGAACCACTAGCATGCCGTTTGGTTGCAAAAAATGTGGTATGTGGTTACGTTCAAGACATGGTGTCGTGGTAACCTGCTGTTCGAGTGGTAAGGTTACCGGCGCGCGCACACACACTGATAGGCAGAGCATACCTATTTGAACAACCATTTACATTACATTATAGGCACTACATTAACAAGCATGGCCAGAATAACGACGGCAGAGTGAACAAGCATTTACATTACATTATAGGCACTACATTAACAAGCATGGCCAAAATAACGACAACAGTCATAAATAGATAGTGATGATAATAACAACACAGATTGACAGACTAACGAAAACACATTAAAGTTCTTGGATCAAGATAAGTGCTTTGTTGTGCTCTGGCACTTGGCCACCACCTCTGCGATGGAAAGGTCGATGACAATGATCCTGAAGGTGTCCTCGATCAACACCTTGAAGATGATGAGGTAGCCGATCTGGAGCTTGTGAGCAATGGCAAAGCCGGCCCACCCCTCATCCATGGCTAGCCTCCCGTTGATCTCCCAAAGTTCGACCTTCCTGGTGCAACCAGTGTTCTTCTTGAGTTTAGTCTCCTGTGGGATTGTGCCCATGTGTTTATTGAAGCTGTCGGGGATCGGTAATAGCTCCAACCCAGGTGCTAAAATCACCTTGTAGAAGTGGGTTGGACATATCGATTTATGGAAATGGCCGATATTCATCAGCCTCCCCTGATGCCTCTGGGAGGCGCTACCCCCAGCAACCTCCTTGCCCTTGGAGCGCTTGTCGTGCTAATCAAACTGAACAAGATCAATGGATGTATCAAACTACCATGGACTAATCATGAAGATCAACACACAAGCACATGTAACAAATTAGCATGGACTGACCATGAAGCCGAACATTGAAATCTACATGGAAAACATGTGCATCTACCataacaataagaacatcatcaCTGCCGACAGGCTCCTACATCAAGATCAAGAGGTTTCATGCCGACAAGACCAATTCGAGCCATATCAAGTCCTTAATCGAGCCCTATATGACACCCAAATATAACCCCATATCCACACCCTAATCTAACCCCATATATACACTCAAATCTAACAAGACTTGGACACCCAAATAAAACCCCATCCACATCCTAATTGAGTCATATGAAACCCTAAATATGATCCTAAACCCAAATTAACACTCAAATGAAGCCTCCAAGTATAAATCGATGGCTAAATCAATGCCAACATGGATCTTTAATCGGGCTTGTCGATGTCCTCCGAGAGTCAACAGTGAGATATGGGTGAGGGGGTTCATGGCACGACTCTGGGAAACAATGCAGCGTCTCCAGCTCATCCCCATGTTGAAAGTCTTGCGCTCGATTGGGCATGGCTGGCTGGAAACGCTCAATTCGATCGTTCCTCCATACCCAGGCTCTGGGGCTTTTGAGTAATGTTCTATGCAGGCCCAGTCACATGCGTAGGTAACCAAACAGCCCAAATTTTCATCCTCGGGGCCTGGATGGGTGTTATTAGACAACCAAACACTCCCTTAACATTTTCTCGTGTAGCTCCAAGGATGCATCCTCCCTCCTCAAACCTCTAGATGTTGTTTCCCTTTCGTCATCTCTAAGAGcaacacacccattcaacatggAGAGCAATTACTACTTCTATCCTTTTTACCCATTTGTGAAGAGAAACCACCTCCCCCCATAGGAAACAATAATGGAAGATTCTGAACTATGGGCACAAGCATAATCAAATTTTCATAAATTCTTCAATTAGGTCAACCACCAGGCAGCCAAAAAAGAAAGAATCCATTGCCCCATTTGAGATGTTAATGGGAAATAAGACGAACCAAATCAATCACATATGTGGGGCTTGtaaaatcaagatcaagaagcaTATGTTGGGCTCGCCCATGAAGCAGTTCGTCTAGGCGAAGGCATGGCTCCCGGAGAGATAGAAGAGAGGATCGTCTCGTTGTCGCACGAGACGAGGAGATAGACACGTTGGTGGAGCTAGGAATCAAATATCAAGGGCGGGGCGGCAAATGACTCAAACTTGTGATAACAAGGGCCAAATTGCACTAATTCATGTATTTTTCCTAAAATCTGAGAGGTGAAAAGCACAAGGCAAGTATATGTATGAACAAGTTTGGTATCATGAGGGGAGCCCTGACTCTAGCGAGTCCCCATGTCTTTGTGACTGGATAAACAGAGAGAGCCACAGTCGTTGAAGCTCGAGGTGGGCGAGGAAGGGGAGGAGAGGTTTTGGGGTGATATCGTCATTGTTAGATAGTCAAGGCTGTCGACAACACACAATGCATCGGTTGCCATGATGTATGCTTTTTTCACCGTCACATCCTCGCCCCCCATGGATCTATTTCACACCTCCGAGAAGATATTTTTCTCTTCGTGGATCGTCGTGGTTTGAGCCAGTTTTTCCCGGCCGCAACCTAAACCAAACGTGCAATCGTGCTAGTTCGAGACTCAATCCGATCGGTCCAAACCATGTGGATTGAACCCCAATCCTTGCCAATACTGGTCTAACCAAACAAGGCCTCAAGCTTAGTTTGTTTAATCCTCCCTCCAAGGGGATTGGAGAGGATTGAAGTTTTATTTACTTGCAAGGAATTTAATCCCCCTCAAACCCCTTTAATCCTCTGTAAACCGAACATGCCCTTAGGGTATATACACAACTAATATAGTGCAACCAAACCCCTTCCGCCCTCCCCTCTCTCAAACTCTTGGTGATCTGAGGTAGACCATATCACAtgatgttggggatataacttcaaggtatgacccgcccaggaggggccgggttatactaTTGGCGACTTAATATGAAGAAGGCCCGGGAAGAGTCACCAAGACGGCGGCTTATAGAGGCAGGCCTACTAAAGGCCCAAGGCCTGGGGTTTGTGAGCCGCCATGTGTTAACTTGCTCTATAAGGCAGGTTTAGTTAGAAACCGAGCCGGTCTCGTTTGTGTGAGCCGGCCGAAactctgtaagccgccgggcatcaacctgtataTAAAGGTGAGACCCGACGGCGGGTTGACAAAAGAAAACAAgcaatcgagaactaggtcaagcgtattcgctccctggtaatcgaaacccaagcaatactacgaaaagcaggagtaggcttttacctcattgaggggccaaacctgggtaaactctctgtgtgtcctttgtcccggtcaacccctttaagctaacccagtGCGATGGCTCcgcacctaagtcctttcactagggcatctgccgtgacaaatctacgacagttggcgcccaccgtggggccagagcacggtggtttcgagttcttgaagggcacctttgcagggatcaagggatacgccgtgggccggatgaccaagagtagccgcggcaagctctacatcgacgatgttAGCTGGGGTCCCGAGGCCGattcaatcgagtacgggtactgggtccccttcggtagaattcatgtcttcatcggcaagattggggAGTCGGggcctgagccggacatctgcaccgacacgATCGAGATGGCTCAGCGCACGACCCGCCAAGGTCCAACCCGCCAGGAAACTTGCCTTTGTTGGCTTTGTTCATGGGGCGGATCTCGAAGAAGGTTCTATGTCAGGCGGAGAGACAACCATCTATTTAGGTGATGAGTCCTCAACCGGCGAAACCGAGTCGATCTATCAATTACAAGATGGCGGGcttgggggttgttccgatggcgacaatATTCCGGACTCCTATGAGCCGCCGAGCAGGGCTGCTATTTTCATGGCTGGTACGCAATAGATGTTGAACTCATCAACTGCTGCGGCTATGACCTCTAGTTCAACGGCTGCTGCGACGGCCGGGGTGAGCAGCTCTGTGCGCCCGCCGGCGCAGGTTTTATCTGACCTTTTGGAGGCTCTAGCGACTCTCTTAGCTGTAGAGGTGACTCCAGCAACTCAAGCACAACATAACACTGGTACGCGTCAGTGCTATACAAAtgggttttaacccctttctgcgacggcgttcggaaccgtcgccaagtgagtgacggcgatagggggggtccctCCACATGACCCAGgcaccgtcggggatatgccctcctggcacacacgctcggcaaaatgaggtcgtgtgcgaccggcgagcgctcaaatacggaaatacgtacaatagagctaaaaaatacaattatacaggcaaaattatttccggtcgcaagtacatcccacacagtcaacccccgctaaacgtttccgttcgtatgtacatcccacacagtcgctccaaggaaaacgtttccgttcacaggtacatcacacaaaattttccccgttaaatcgtttgtgatagcgttgccattgcacatgatattaacaattttgtttgcgttattgaatgcatcacacacggtgcgtagaaggaactgtgtggcaaaggctgtccatcacacacaatttttatgtggtaaacgtttgcgcaaggtggcctaacgcaaacagtttacaagaggatgtcgtgtgtgcagtggagattgatcgcacacgtagtggatcctagaaacgttctTGATCTCCACGTCTATCGCAGATGTTTCGCTTTcacaaaccgtgtgcagtgtaatcccaaatttaaaaatcacatgttttgaatttgaaagtaggcaatcacttatttcatatccaaccatgtttattacaaatacaggttcaaccacgaatgaaTAATTCGATGCAcgggtacatatactgaagaactacagaagcaccaagtaaagaatgatgaaccacatttgtactaaagactgtaaagagagaggcgaaagacattctggttgctggagaatgtgaagcggaatgcccatattgcggcctcctccatgcgtaatgcgcgcactgaaggaaatatgccctagaggcaataataaagttattatttatttccttatatcatgataaatgtttattattcatgctagaattgtattaaccggaaacataatacatgtgtgaatatatagacaaacagagtgtcactagtatgcctctacttgactagctcgttaatcaaagatggttatgtctcctagccatagacataagttgtcatttgattaacgagatcacctcattaggagaatgacgtgattgacttgacccattccgttagcttagcactcgatcgtttagtatgttgctattgctttcttcatgacttatacatgttcctatgactatgagattatgcaactcccgtttaccggaggaacactttgtgtgctaccaaacgtcacaacgtaaatgggtgattataaggtgctctacaggtgtctccaaaggtacttgttgggttggcgtatttcgagattaggatttgtcactccaattgtcggagaggtatctctgggcccactcggtaatgcacatcactataagccttgcaagcattgtgactaatgagttagttgcgggatgatgtgttacggaacgagtaaagagacttgccggtaacgagattgaactaggtatcgagataccgacgatcaaatctcgggcaagtaacataccggtgacaaagggaacaacgtatgttgttatgcggtctgaccgataaagatcttcgtagaatatgtgggagccaatatgggcatccaggtcccgctattggttattgaccagagacgtgtctcgatcatgtctacatagttctcgaacccgtagggtccacacgcttaacgttacgatgacagttttattgagttttgatgtaccgaaggagttcggagtcccggatgagatcggggatt
This sequence is a window from Aegilops tauschii subsp. strangulata cultivar AL8/78 chromosome 7, Aet v6.0, whole genome shotgun sequence. Protein-coding genes within it:
- the LOC109737060 gene encoding uncharacterized protein — protein: MSAASSPPPADAAAAGAETEAAPVVFYCYECQATVSLPAPAATPSRLLLCPRCRSDFLEENPNPSTSSPPPPPPPPPGFLSDSSEEPDDIDLGIDHTAAQAYLTRLVRRLYDDPTSVATAAAAAVSVLQQQGHIGGQGQPPAPAASIAAVPTVEVSEPASVCAICKDDLPLAVAARRLPCGHLYHSVCIVQWLEMHNSCPVCRSCLPPTNLEGVEPQQLDPPPTQITIRFTTNRRRIRTNSDAVAPAATSPTQLAEAMTGEGGAGPANSAETVSSEWPPPPESDAVVSETREIEGFFD
- the LOC109737142 gene encoding B3 domain-containing protein At3g18960-like → MTKGKQHLEISMFGFMHDKRSKGKEVAGGSASQRHQGRLMNIGHFHKSICPTHFYKVILAPGLELLPIPDSFNKHMGTIPQETKLKKNTGCTRKVELWEINGRLAMDEGWAGFAIAHKLQIGYLIIFKVLIEDTFRIIVIDLSIAEVVAKCQSTTKHLS